The genomic window GCTCAGTAGAACTTCCTGACAGCTTGATAATACCTGGAATTTATATCATAGTGCTTTACATCATCTCTGGGGCAGCCTCTGGATGAATTGCTTTTCTTTCAAATTATATCTATATTCTAAAAGCCCCTGTTTTTTGTCTGAGAGTAGAGCAGCTACTTGTCACGTGATTAAAGGGCTAgacaaggagtcaggaagacctgagttctaaacctgcctcagacacttactagctctaaaATCATACTATAGTAACAATAACATAAGCAAGTCTCTTGACCTCCTTCAGCCTGTTTCCTCGTCTGTAtccacctctcagggttattgagAGATCAAAGTTTgcgctttgcagaccttaaagtgctacatgaatgCTAATTATAAATTACAAATCCATGGCAGGggaatcagaacaaaggggagggaagagggtgcAGAGAGGCACCTAGAGAAATTCAAGAACAGGAAGTAAGACTCTACCTGACCAGGAGGTGAGGGGAGAtttggattatttttcttttaaagtattccAACAGGAGCTGGGAGAGGAGCTTCCTGAGGCAGGTGACCTTAGTTTGGGAGCTAGAGTTCAAGAAGTTCTGGTTATGGCCCAGTGGACTGAGAATGAGGAGAATCTGAACCTAGTCCTAGCTTTCCCACTGACTCTCAGCGTATGTGAGGGGAAGAAATCAGAGGGCCcggccacttattacctgtgacCTTATGGAAGCCATCTAACAGCTTTGTTTcctatctgtaagatgagagagtTGGCTATGTGACttgtgaggtccctttcagctctaaacttATATTCCtatgacgttgggcaagtcacttaatgactctgggactcagtttccccatctgtaaaatgagaagattaaagtctcttctagctctcacATTCTATAATGTTCCCTGATCTAAGGGAACTTGGGTTTGTTTTTCCCAGAGGCTCCTGGGGCTAGGACATCCAGTCTTCAGGGAGCCCTGACCTCTACTCCCAATAGTCTTCAGTCCTATAGGCCAgagtggggaaaaagaaaaaggaaaaagggagtcTAAAGATGAAGAACTGGTAAACATAGAAGAATTCTGAAATCATCTAggctaactcctttattttacaaatgaggaatttgaagcTTAAAGAGGGAAAGTTGGAATAAAATATTGATCTGTTCTGGTTTTTAAATTCTATGATGCCATAATCCAATTTTTCCTAAATTAATTAATGAGAACTGACACTTGAACCTTCTCCAGGCCTGATTAGAGGACCAGATCCTGGTGTCCAAACTGACCTCAAGACTTAGTATTCAGTCCTCAATGCCCTTGCTCAACTGGGCTTAGACTTcaatcctcccttccccccatggCCACTCATCCTCCCAGTAGACACTGACCTTTTGCCAGGACTCCTGGGGTGAGGGTGGCTACAGGGGACTACTCACCGGTACATAGTGCACCACTGTGTCCACCACATTATCTGTAACACCTTTCAGGGCATCTGATAATGACATCGCCCTGCCTTTGGCAAAGGTCTCCTGACCAGAAGTGAGGTGAAGCAGTCTTCCAGCGGTGTTGTTCCAGATGGCAAAGGGTGCCCACTTTACAGTGGAGACAGTGGTCAAGTAGGCAGACTGCAAAGTGTGAACCACACTATCTAAGAGGCTCTGGTTCTTGGACATGGTCTGTGAGCAAGAACTCCTGTTAGTGACTTTCCTGTGAACCCCTGACCCCCCAAACACCTTACTACCCTCCATCCCATTCAGATATTCTCTGTTACCTACATCTTCCAGACCTTCTTCACCAGAGCTATTAGCAACTATTTTTGCTCCCAGGCTTACATACCCCCCACCTTGTACCTACTGGCTCCTTCTACACCCACTTTACTCTGTGGACATCTCTCTATGGGATTAGGGAAGCATAAATCCATCTCTGGGTCAGGAGACAAAGAGCAGTTTTCAGGCTTTGCTTGAGGAGGCAATGATAATGGGGAAAGTAttcattggctttggagtcaagggactggattcaaatcctgattgtGCTGTTTATTACTTGTATGTCTTTGAGCATATTATTTAACCTTCTGGGTTTAcctttccttagctataaaataaaggaaacaatGCCGACCATATTCCTTCTATGCTAAATCTAATTAGCCTGGCCCACCCCCTCCCACTGATCCTCCAAGGTACAGCACTCTACTTGGCACATTCTTTTCACCTCATttagttttttctcttccttcttcacttcaagttcttcttcttcctcctcatcttcctcctcctcctcctccttgtcatCCTCCTCTTCCTGGGCCTGGTTGTACTGCCAATTTCCCCTTGAGGTGGATCGGGGTATTGACACCACCTGCAAGGCAGCCGACATACCCCACTGGGCCATACTGCTCTGTGGGGACCAAACAACAGGAGGTAAGCAAGGGTGTGCactggggaggaaagaggggtcaggaggagagaaaaggaaggagcaaACCCCCTTGCCAATTCTCCTGATACTCAGAATCAGAACTACACGGAACTTCTAAATTCCAGAGTAAATATCATTTGTGGAAGGAAGTGTGGGTATTTATTACTGGTGTTCAATTGTTTTAGggatgtctgactctctgtgatcccattttggggttttcctggcaaagatactggaggggtttgccatttccttctccagctcattatacacatgaggaaactgaggcaaacagggcaaagtgacttgcccagggtctcacagctggaagtgtctgaggtcagatttgaacttgggttttttgagtcttcctgactccagggcaccactcagctgcctagcctgtatgtacatgtatgcaaaTAACTGTATACAAACAGATTTTCAAAGACAGTTcagatttcaagaaaagaaaatatattttaagcagCTTTGAGGCAAATCCCTGTCCTTatatgagcttcagtttcctcagctacaagATAAGGATAATACTGGTtctatctacctcatagggtcaCTGTGaagcaagcatttttaaaactgtCAAGTGAGTTATTATCAAATACTATGTGAACAAGATAGTGGTACCCACCCTTTATTCAGGTAATAAAGTTAGATTTTTAGAATCACCAATTCCTGGGTTCTTAACCTGACTTTACTAACTACTGCCATTGGGACCTTGAACAAAGAACTTAATTTTGCTGGGCTCATGTGTGAAAATGAGGGTCTtggacctctaaggttccttctagttttaaatcctcTGATCTTAGGATCCCAACAAGTCTTTGTGCTCAGCAGCTCCCAGTCCATACTGGAGAATGAGCTCTCTATTTTGGGAAGGTCGAACTAGGATTGAGGGGCTAGGGGTGGAAAGCAGGAGCAGTGAAGATACAGAGAGATGAGCTGTGAATACCAATTCTTGGGCTGACTTGCCTGGAGACCAAGTGGAAACTCACCAATGGAGCCACACCTGGGATCCACTTGGCTAATGCATGGCCCCAGCGGAGGGTCTGGACTGTCGTGTGAAAAGTGTGATGGGAAACAGTGTTGGTTAAAGTTCCAATCCTTTGAAGGAAACTGGGCTTTGGCTTTGGCAGCTTCTCCTGGACTTGGGGAGGATTAGGGTGCTCCACGACCAGGGCTGAGTTAGAATGGaggtaaaaggagaaaagaaaaaccaaataaatGGTGAGAAGTGGATCCATGATATCTGGAAGTACTAAGAAAATCCTTTTGGGAAGCAGCACAGTCTAAGAAAAGtgttcttaacttggagtccatGGACCCCAATAAGTCTATGGATAGAATCTGGTCAACTGTgaacttgaatggaaaaaaaatgaaacctttatttCATTAGTCTCTAACTGAAGTTTAGCATTTCCAacaattatgaatgtaggcaacaaactatagttatattatttttatatgatattGCAGTGACTGCAGATATCTCAAAATATCATCAACACTCATTGCTACTTTAAAAAGTCCTGATTGTTATTAAATCTGCTAGAAATATTactataattttgaaaaatattttcataactttgatcattggtttcctttatgagccaattattttattttatatttttaaaaacattattctgagaagggagccATAgttttcatcagactgccaaagggccCAATGACACAAAAGAAGAACACTTAGTCTAAGAGAAAGATGCATCCTGGGTACCAGATTGCAGTCTCTATTTTGCCATTAATTTGGGATGTGATCTAGTAATATGTGATCTTAAACAAGTCATTCccattttctgggcctcagaCCACTCTTACTCTGggtcttcatctgcaaaatgaaagagttagtcTGGAAGCTTTCTAAAATTCCTGAGGCTTTAACATTCCACAGTTTTCATGGATATTGACTACATATCTGAGGACTCCACATTTCATAGAACTTGAGAGCTGGCAGCATCCTTAGAGATCATGCTATCTAACTCCctaatttttacagatggagaggCTGAGACTCAGAGAACTTAATACAGTTACAGGATCTCCAATTGCAGAACAAAGATGCCTGGGCTCCAGATTCCTAATCTTTCCATTCTATTCTGACTCCTTTGGCTCCCTGACCCCAGTTTTTCAGTCACAATGGAAGCCAGGCTAGTAGAATAGATgaactaatttgtaaaatgatgggtgaCAGTAAAGTAAGTTTCTTTCTATTGACATCCCTAAACTTTCCacattatttctgattttctggGAGCTGAGTCTGGCATTCTCCAGCAGAATGTTTCTGTTTGGTATCTATCTTgctctctccccctacccccactctACTCAGCTTTCTGGACATTAGATACCTGGATTTTCCTTGGGTGCTGGCATCAAATAGTTCACCACCTTCTCAACACTGCTTAAGGCCAAGTCTGCCCCTCCAGCTGCCAGCTGACCCACCCGGGTGCTGGAGGCATAGTCAACTGTGTCCTGTGCCATGCCCCAAGCAAGCTCACAGCCAGCCAAAGCTGTCCCCAGGACCTTATCTGAAGTATTGGCAATGGGGACACTGAAGCTGTTTCTGGCACTTCGGATCCTGGTGGAAATGGTGTCCTTTAGTTCAGAGGCAATCTGTAAGCAGATGAAATGGCAACAAACATCAcctcaaaaatatttcttaaaattttatttcagagCATTTTATTCCGTTTTCATGCACCTGCCAAATCTTGTATTTGTCTGTGACATTAGCATACTCCTATACTAAAAAGTAAACTCTTTTAGGAGAAGGATTATGTcatatctttgtatctctcccaCTACTGAGCACAGTAGGGTCATTGGAttatatagatttagagctgaaagggacctgagaagtaATCAAATCCAAACTATTCATTTTACaattggagaaactgaagcagagaaaggttaagtgacttattcagggttactcagctagtatctgaagcagaTCCAGGTCCTCTTGTCTCTGAGTTCACTGCTCTAGGTGCTATATCATATTGCACATGGAAGTATTTAATATCTATTTATGGAATaaaggaagatttttctttttaaaggtctTCGGCACTGAATGCTCAGAGCATCTCTAATCTGTTCCATATTTCAAGGACCCTAGCATTTGGATGAACTTATAGACATGTAGTTTTAGCTGGAAAATGGATCCATCCCTCTCCTGTGACAACTGCAGATATACTTCCTAACTCCTTCTCTCTAGGACCCCAAAAGAACCAACATTTCAAGAATGTGGATCTCAGCTCCTTGAGGATCTTGCCTATGTTAAACTACAACCTTAAGGGGCACTATCTCCCCAGTCATCTGGGCTTATAAACTGAATCACCTTTCACTCTTGAGCATCAGCTCTCCTTGCCAGTCAAGGAATTGCCAAGTACTATAATTTCTATCTCTGCAAGATCTGCACAATCTGGCTTATCCTCTCCATTCCCATTGCAATTACCTTGTCTCTTGTTGGGACTTTATAATAGCCCCTTCTTCCTCACTCTAGTCTCTCCATTCTCCAATAAATCCTTCACTTCCTAATGTGTTGCTACTGCTCCATGCAAAAACTTTCAGTGATTTCCCATTATCTACCAAATAATTTTAAACTCTTgatcctggcattcaaagcctcaCAATCTAGCTTTACCTTACCTCTCTAGACCTGTGCCCTAGTACACCCCTTCACGTGCTCTctgttccaaccaaactggactACTGTCTTCTGCTAAATTGACCAAAACAAGGATACAGAAGCCAtggaaaactcacaggaacatCTGATCTAAGGAACTTAGGGTCAAAAAGACAATAGGTCTCAGCCTTAGGCTTTAATGAGGTGATGTTTCCATGGATGAGGATTGAATCTCAGTAACTCTCCTGCAACCCCCACTGCAAACATAATTTTACCATGTTCTTCAGGAAGTAGAAGAAAGTAATTCTGAGATCAGGAGTGGGGGTGGTTTGATCGCCTGAAAAGGAAGCAGGCAGTGAGATACAAAGCATGGGGAGGAGACTTCCTTACCTTTTCTGGAGGGTATTGGAGAGCAGGAATCTTTTCTTCTAGATGGTCTAATCCACGGCAGGCTAGCTCATTGGCAGCCGTGACTGAAACAAAGAACACTGAAGTTAACAAACCCATCTTACTTTGGGAAACCAGAGTTTCGTGAGAGAGATATAAGGCTACAGAACACTGCCAAATCATATATCACTGATCACCTGTCATCTTCACAAACAGACCCTAGAGTTTAATCCCAAGTAACACCATCTCCTTGGGGTTCTTTGGCCTGAGACTGACCTGGGGCCAGGAGGGAGCATCCTGGGGCGATTTCACTTCTAGTTCAGCTTTAGGGATATATGACAGAAAGATAGGTCTTTTGTCCATAGTAGTAGAGGCTTGAGGATTGAAGGCTAGAAGGGaacctggtgaacagatattccCTTTAACAAGTTTTCTCTTTATTGACCTGTGAAGTCTCAGGGGCTGCATACACCCCAAAGAATGAAAGACTTTGATACAGTGCCCTGGGAATACTTATTCATTAGACCAGAGATGTCAATTGAAGTAAAAATTTGCTTGGTCCTTTgaagttttctaaaattctggTCCTTCAACTGTTAAATCTTGCCTAAAATGTTATACAAGATCATAAAAGCCTGGGCGCAGGGCCAAGGTTTTTGAGTCGGGCTTTCTTCTTGCTGACATCTGGAGGTCTCTTAGATACTTCTCTCCTTAAGAGAGTGGGAGGTGCTGGACCTACTGAAATCTAAGTAAAAATTTTGTTCAATGTAGAGAGAACAGTAGATTCTTCAATACTTATATAATAACTTCCGAATCTAGGGCTGGAACTATAGACCCCGAATCCATACCATTGCCTCATTGCTCTCAGTGGGTGCATTGTTTAAGTCAGTGGTTCATCTGTAACTGGCATCTTCTCCTATGGAGTGTGCACAGATCTTTTCTCACTCCAACTTTTCAAAACAAGTTCTAAACCTTGGTGGAAATGTCAGTGGAAATGAAGGATTCTCTGAAGGCTGAATAATGAAATTCAGACAAACAGACAGCCCCAGGTCCCTGCAACTCACATTGTGTTGACAGCCGTCGGACCACAGGCTCCATGCTCCATGCAGCCAGGTTGCTGGCTCCTTGTACACCTTTCTCATAGGCATTACATACAGAGGCTACAAGAGGATGGGATTCCTTGGTGCTGGTGTAGGTCTTTTGGAAACACTCACAGGTGCCACTTACCACAGGCAACTGAAAGACTCTCTGGAGTACATTTTCCTGCtcctagaaagaaaaggaagcattAAAGATttcctccatttcccatctctttcctcctctctccttcttgccACCCCACCATTTCTGTCAGCAGAACCTCATGCTCACCTTTTCCTTACATGAGATTGGGCTAAGCTGAAGAGTCACAGTCAGAatcaagggaaaagagaaagttgTCATGCCAAGGGCCTCTGGGCAGCCCACTCATTATGTGGAGGAAGGGAATGGGTAGAGAAAGTAAGATGGTGCACATGAAGGTAAAAGGCCTATTAGTTACAGCCCGAGTTTTCAGCAAAAGCCAGATTCTCTTTGTCAAATAGCTAAGctatattttttccctccttccaacCAAAATAAAAGTTCATCTTTTTCAGAAAGTCTTCCATGACCAACAACACCCAGCTTTCTAATCCACTAACAAAATCTCCTACCTTAAATTACCAGTAAGTAATATGTCTATTTCATTTCTCAATACAGACCTTATAACCCATTGCATCTCTGTTGTTCTAAACATTTTTGGACTTCTTGATATCATAGTTAAAAGTTATTTGAAACGGTGCACATAAATTTAATTTATGAgattaaacaggaaaaaaaggatgCTTAGAGTTAGAAATGACCTTAGAAGCTATCTAGGCCAACCTCCTGGCCAATTcaagaattccttctacaaaATAATTAACAGATAATCAGTAATCTGTAGCTTGGCTACTTCTAATGATTGAGAGTTTGCAACTTAAAGAAGCAGACCTTCCACAACTGAATGTTTCTAAGTAAAGTACCAGAAAGTTCCTACATATATGGAAATTTTTCAACATAACTGCTATTCATTGCCAATAGTAATACCCTCTGAAGTAACACAGAATGTGTTCACTTGACAGCCCTTTCAATAGCTGAAAAAAGGCATCATCTCTTCCCTTTACCTTTTTACTTCTCCAGGTAAAACAACTCATCACGCTGTTGGGCTTGTGGTTAGCAGACACATCTGTATCTTTTCCACATGAATTTCTGCCAAGCTAGATCTCCCCTATCCTTTACTTGTACCAATGATGTTGAGAATCTAAATATGAGGCTTTATAGATGTACTTGTTAGATATAATTGTGAAACATAAATGGGTCAGTTTTTCAACTTGGGGAGTTGTTCGGAATCTTGATTAAGTCTTCCATTGTGTCAGCTCTCCTTCCCAGATTTATAGCATATGTAAATTTGATAATCATTCCTAAAATGTTAAATGGTACCAGATGAAGGACAAAGGGCTGTGGCACTTCACTAGTTAACTCCAGAGTTAACAACACTGTCATCTACTCCACAATTCACTATTTTATCATATAACTAAGATTCACTATCTCTCTTACATACCCCTGAACTACCAACAATTAACCTTATTAATTGAAAGAAGTTAGTTTGACATAACTTGTTTTCAGTGAATTTATGCTGGCTCCTAGAAATCAGTGTATTcttttctaaatgctcacaaaatctgtttaattttgttaaatttgtaTCAAGTTTACCACTCTGTAGTTTCCAGAATCTGctctttttcctattttgaaaatcaggacaactTAAAGACAAAGGTGTTGTAAACAAATACAAATGACCGTACCATCTAGTTGATGGCACAATTTTGCATCATACTCCTTGTTCCCCCATATCAGGAAAATGAGAGATCTGAGCTCTATGTCTTAACAGCATAGTAGTGGGAGGGAACATATTAGCATAATCATAAACACAGAGGTGCTGCCCTCAAAAAATAAGCCTCATTGGCAATGAAATGTCTTTGATTAATCTCTGTATCTAAGTGTCACTAAGGACTAGAGGGCGCTTGATAATGAAGATTGAGCCTTTAATCAAAATAAAGTCATAGGAGTAGTATTGCGTTATCTTTTATGATGGTGAACTAGAGAATAGTCCCAGGTTGATCCTTACTGCTAGAATGTCTTCACACTAATCCAACATGCCAACCAGCCAAGGTTGGTTGGACTCCTAGATAGGGTACAAGTCCCTCTCTTGCCATAGACTTcactcaaatggaaaagaaacaattttCCTTCCACTGCATATTCAGTgagttggttttcttttctccatttttactgAACTTGATTCTGAAGCTGCCGCTCCTCCATCCCTCAGCTGGGAAGAACTAAGTGTTGTAAGTCTTTGGAGAAATGCTATGATTCCCACAGGCTTTGTGGATTTGGGACCATCTCTCCTATAACAGTCATACATATTTGCCTCTCAGTCacagttattttccttttgtttaaagTATGACAAAAAATAGTTGCCATAGTTTGCCAACAAATATTGGCAAAGTTATTTTCTCAAGCAGCCTCAGGCCAAGCACCTTAGACAATCTAGCAGAAGGCAGATTAGGTCAGGGAAGGCAGCCATGTGATGGGTTTAAGAGATTTCTGTAATTTCCAGATCTAGAAGGGGGAAGAAATGTATCTGTCAAGCATATTGGTTAGATGACTTATTGCCAAGTACTTTATATGTTTATGAGGAAAGCACCTTGGGCATTTATAGGATAgagtgaactaaaaaaaaaaaaagtagttccCTCTCCCTGGGATAAATCAGAAACTcaaaaattatatgaatataagCAAGAAAATACTACCTACTATACCTTAAATTGAAAGTGCAGACATAGTTGAGAGGAACCATTTGTGGCAGAGCCAAAATGTAAAGTGATGCTGAGGGTAATAGAATCTCCTGTTCTGAATGAGACTGAGGCTGAGGCCTGGCTGGTCCAGGTATtttcaggtcctttccagcttcatCAGtctattgggttttttttatggCATTTATAAGAACAATGATATTTTAGGGCTAACTTTAGGATAAGGAAGAACACTATTTCAggacataattttgaatttccaCAAATGACAAGAAGGGAGTCTGAGTCAGAGAAATCCTTCTGGTCACTGGCGTACACCCTTCAAAGTATGAAGCATTTCATGTAACAGAAGTTCAGGGATACTTTAAAGATACTTAAATTCAGTGACACATTAAATCACTTCACACCAGCTAtattgtggtatagtagaaagggatttggaatgagaagatCTAGGATCAAAATCGGTTAACTCAGTTCCTGTTTGAGTTTGAACCCggttattttcacttttctgaatctcatttttctcatctgcaaagtaaagatggtgatctctaaggtcctttcaagtTCTAAAATCTCATAATCCAattatgaaactttttttttactatgattACTAATATAACGGCACAacgattttaaaaaaattttaaaaagcatattttcAGCTCCTATTTCTCTACCACCTTCCTTACATACCTCACAGATATCAATTCAAATCATACAATATCCATGGTGAAACTTTTTGGGACATCAAGACAATTTCCTCACAGTCAGGAATAATAATATAACCTGGATATATCCTGGTATTGAATCCCTAAACCTATACTCCTGGCCTCCTCTTGTTCCCCTTCCTTAGGGTCCCCATTAGTTGCTTTAAACATGCACAACTTACTGGGTGATTTCCATCCATCATGGTCGGGCTCCTGTTGACTGCCATCTCAACACTTCAGTCTGCAAAGCAGAAGATCCCATGACCATCAGTGTCCAACCCTATGCCCCCAAGGTCAGCCCCCTTAGTACTTGAGGTTCTAGGGATAGGCCACCACAGGGGGTGGCTGGTGGTTCTGGTTCCCTGGCATAGGGCACATGGCACAGAACCACTGAAAAGAGGACACCTTTAAC from Notamacropus eugenii isolate mMacEug1 chromosome 1, mMacEug1.pri_v2, whole genome shotgun sequence includes these protein-coding regions:
- the PLIN1 gene encoding perilipin-1 isoform X1, with product MAVNRSPTMMDGNHPEQENVLQRVFQLPVVSGTCECFQKTYTSTKESHPLVASVCNAYEKGVQGASNLAAWSMEPVVRRLSTQFTAANELACRGLDHLEEKIPALQYPPEKIASELKDTISTRIRSARNSFSVPIANTSDKVLGTALAGCELAWGMAQDTVDYASSTRVGQLAAGGADLALSSVEKVVNYLMPAPKENPALVVEHPNPPQVQEKLPKPKPSFLQRIGTLTNTVSHHTFHTTVQTLRWGHALAKWIPGVAPLSSMAQWGMSAALQVVSIPRSTSRGNWQYNQAQEEEDDKEEEEEEDEEEEEELEVKKEEKKLNETMSKNQSLLDSVVHTLQSAYLTTVSTVKWAPFAIWNNTAGRLLHLTSGQETFAKGRAMSLSDALKGVTDNVVDTVVHYVPLPRLSLMEPESEFRDIDNPPSETDRSEGASSPTPGIPSKLLHRGSLKSTRNSNALSFLGLEDKLFTQVSQKRSSLHHGPTFEPETPATSRSMFSSYHREKPTRRVSDSFYRPSVMEPIYNRIHHNQLYKKN
- the PLIN1 gene encoding perilipin-1 isoform X2 translates to MAVNRSPTMMDGNHPEQENVLQRVFQLPVVSGTCECFQKTYTSTKESHPLVASVCNAYEKGVQGASNLAAWSMEPVVRRLSTQFTAANELACRGLDHLEEKIPALQYPPEKIASELKDTISTRIRSARNSFSVPIANTSDKVLGTALAGCELAWGMAQDTVDYASSTRVGQLAAGGADLALSSVEKVVNYLMPAPKENPALVVEHPNPPQVQEKLPKPKPSFLQRIGTLTNTVSHHTFHTTVQTLRWGHALAKWIPGVAPLVVSIPRSTSRGNWQYNQAQEEEDDKEEEEEEDEEEEEELEVKKEEKKLNETMSKNQSLLDSVVHTLQSAYLTTVSTVKWAPFAIWNNTAGRLLHLTSGQETFAKGRAMSLSDALKGVTDNVVDTVVHYVPLPRLSLMEPESEFRDIDNPPSETDRSEGASSPTPGIPSKLLHRGSLKSTRNSNALSFLGLEDKLFTQVSQKRSSLHHGPTFEPETPATSRSMFSSYHREKPTRRVSDSFYRPSVMEPIYNRIHHNQLYKKN